The Scomber scombrus chromosome 22, fScoSco1.1, whole genome shotgun sequence genome has a window encoding:
- the LOC134004806 gene encoding E3 ubiquitin-protein ligase TRIM21-like produces MCKKVFNTRPELHINTFISQMAAQFRRSVQKKTSSSEQQQAKTEEVLCDVCTETKLKAVKSCLVCLTSYCETHLELHQKITVMTRHKLIDPVKNLEDRMCKKHNRPLELFCKTDQMCVCLSCTETDHKLHHIVTLIEECEGKKADQGKKQAEVQQMIQARQLKIEQIKQSVKLSKEEADRETAASVQVFNDLIKSVERSLVELIEMIEEKQKRTEKQSEGFIKELEEEISELMKTSAELEQLSHTEDLLQFLQSFPFLNPTPPTKDWTKVRVDSSFKETVRRIVDQLEETLSNKMKNMCAAVKLKKIQQYAVIVTLDPETAHPNLILSDDGKQVSHGDVKQNLPDNPERCFPSLAVLGKQSFSSGRFYYEVQVKDKTDWTLGVVRGSINRKGDFSLHPANGYWTISLRNGFDYGAFDDTHVPLFLKSNPQKVGVFVDYEESLVSFYNVDAAALIYSFTGCKLMEELCLVFGPRTNNGGKNSAPLIISPVNHTD; encoded by the coding sequence AtgtgtaaaaaggtttttaacACCAGACCTGAGCTGCACATCAACACCTTCATATCTCAGATGGCTGCTCAGTTCAGACGGTCAGTTCAAAAGAAaaccagcagctcagagcaacaacaaGCAAAGACAGAAGAAGTTCTTTGTGACGTTTGCACAGAAACCAAACTGAAGGCTGTGAAGTCCTGCctggtgtgtctgacctcctactgtgagactcacctggagcTTCATCAGAAAATCACAGTTATGACCAGACATAAGCTGATTGATCCTGTGAAGAACCTGGAAGACAGAATGTGTAAGAAGCATAATCGCCCTCTGGAACTGTTCTGCAAGActgatcagatgtgtgtgtgtctttcctgTACTGAGACAGATCACAAGCTTCATCACATTGTTACTCTGATAGAAGAATGTGAAGGGAAGAAGGCTGATCAGGGAAAGAAACAAGCTGAAGTTCAGCAGATGATCCAGGCGAGACAACTGAAGATTGAGCAGATCAAACAGTCAGTGAAGCTCAGCAAGGaagaagcagacagagagacagctgcCAGTGTGCAGGTCTTCAATGATCTGATAAAGTCTGTTGAGAGAAGTCTGGTTGAACTTATTGAGATGAttgaagagaaacagaaaagaacagaGAAACAGTCTGAAGGCTTCATAAAAGAACTGGAAGAAGAAATCTCTGAGCTGATGAAGACAAGTGCTGAATTggagcagctctcacacactgaAGACCTCCTCCAGTTCCTCCAAAGCTTCCCATTCCTGAACCCTActccacccaccaaagactggacaAAGGTCAGAGttgattcatcatttaaagAGACTGTGAGGAGAATTGTAGATCAGCTGGAGGAGACACTCAgtaacaagatgaagaacatgTGTGCTGCTGTTAAGCTGAAAAAGATCCAGCAGTATGCAGTGATTGTGACACTTGATCCTGAAACAGCACATCCTaatctcatcctgtctgatgatgggaaacaagtCAGTCATGGTGATGTAAAACAGAATCTTCCAGACAACCCAGAAAGATGTTTTCCTTCTTTGGCAGTCTTAGGAAAACAAAGTTTCTCTTCAGGAAGATTTTATTATGAGGTTCAAGTTAAAGACAAGACTGACTGGACTTTAGGAGTGGTTAGAGGGTCGATTAACAGGAAGGGAGACTTCAGCCTGCACCCTGCAAATGGCTACTGGACTATAAGTCTGAGAAATGGATTTGACTATGGAGCTTTTGATGACACCCATGTTCCTCTCTTTCTGAAGTCAAAtcctcagaaggtgggggtgtttgtggattatgaaGAGAGTCTGGTCTCTTTTTACAAtgtagatgctgcagctcttatctactcctttacAGGATGTAAATTAATGGAAGAACTCTGCCTGGTCTTTGGTCCTCGTACTAATAATGGTGGTAAAAACTCCGCCCCCCTGATCATCTCTCCTGTCAATCACACTGATTAG